A genomic region of Rhodococcus pyridinivorans contains the following coding sequences:
- a CDS encoding urea amidolyase associated protein UAAP1 yields MTETLATATTHAARAHARAQAGTVTDAMPIVPASSWPAPPSGRAASMTWAETVPGGRYTSKVLARGTRLRLRDVHGTACANILLFRADAPHERLNVADTVKVPWQAYLGVGHPLLSDQGRVLATIVADTSGRHDALCGTTHVAGNTAKYGEGSLHSSSPAGRELFTVAAAKHDLQPRDLPPSLSFFHGVRVEEDGSLVSTGNAGPGAAVDLLIHLPVIALIANTAHPLDPNPEFTTGSLEVLAWRAPGELNSLPNTDPECQRAVLNTDDAWAAATSETEIHR; encoded by the coding sequence ATGACCGAGACCCTCGCGACCGCCACCACGCACGCTGCTCGTGCCCATGCCCGAGCGCAGGCAGGAACCGTCACCGACGCCATGCCGATCGTCCCGGCATCGTCGTGGCCGGCTCCGCCCAGCGGTCGCGCAGCGTCGATGACCTGGGCCGAGACCGTCCCCGGTGGCCGCTACACCAGCAAGGTCCTCGCCCGCGGCACCCGCCTGCGCCTGCGGGACGTCCACGGCACCGCCTGCGCCAACATCCTCCTGTTCCGCGCCGACGCCCCGCACGAACGGCTCAACGTCGCCGACACGGTGAAGGTGCCGTGGCAGGCCTATCTCGGTGTCGGGCACCCACTGCTCTCCGATCAGGGCCGCGTCCTCGCCACGATCGTCGCCGACACCTCCGGACGCCACGACGCGCTGTGCGGCACCACCCACGTCGCGGGGAACACTGCGAAATACGGTGAGGGATCGCTCCATTCGAGCTCTCCTGCGGGTCGCGAACTGTTCACCGTCGCCGCCGCCAAGCACGACCTGCAACCGCGCGACCTGCCGCCCTCACTGTCCTTCTTCCACGGTGTCCGCGTCGAGGAGGACGGCAGCCTCGTCAGCACCGGCAACGCCGGTCCCGGTGCCGCCGTCGACCTGCTGATCCACCTGCCGGTGATCGCCCTGATCGCCAACACCGCACACCCGCTCGATCCGAATCCCGAGTTCACCACCGGCAGCCTCGAAGTCCTCGCCTGGCGAGCACCCGGCGAACTGAACTCGCTGCCGAACACCGACCCCGAGTGCCAGCGCGCCGTGCTCAACACCGACGACGCCTGGGCCGCCGCCACGTCCGAAACGGAGATCCACCGATGA
- a CDS encoding isopenicillin N synthase family dioxygenase, producing MTFTSIPIVDVHALVSGDETGRDAVVAELGRAAREVGFAQIVGHGVDPILVDGLKDAAERFFALPDDAKMDVYIGNSTNHRGYVPPGEEVFAGATPDHKEAFDLSIDLPSDHPEYLAGNPLLGPNQWPDLPDFDEPVNAYYESVFALGRVLLRAFAEALGEAADRFDRYVTTPPAQLRMIHYPYDPDASDRPGIGAHTDYEVFTLLLPTAPGLEVLNADGDWIDVPYREDAFVLNIGDLLEIWTNGVFTATSHRVRKVAEERYSFPLFFNVDHDTRVDPLERFVDADGPRYGGVTAGEHLFAQTAQSFTYLRKRLAAGEITLPDNARPLYSLGREAQRSAPAV from the coding sequence ATGACGTTCACGAGTATTCCCATCGTCGATGTGCATGCGCTGGTGTCCGGCGACGAAACCGGACGCGACGCCGTCGTCGCCGAACTCGGGCGCGCCGCGCGAGAAGTCGGCTTCGCGCAGATCGTCGGACACGGAGTCGACCCCATCCTCGTCGACGGATTGAAGGACGCGGCCGAACGCTTCTTCGCTCTTCCCGACGACGCGAAAATGGATGTGTACATTGGTAATTCCACCAACCACCGCGGCTACGTGCCGCCCGGTGAGGAAGTGTTCGCCGGAGCCACACCGGACCACAAGGAAGCATTCGACCTGTCGATCGACCTTCCGTCCGATCATCCCGAGTATCTCGCCGGCAACCCGCTGCTCGGCCCGAACCAGTGGCCCGACCTGCCGGACTTCGACGAGCCCGTGAATGCGTACTACGAATCCGTCTTCGCTCTGGGACGTGTGTTGTTGCGTGCCTTTGCCGAAGCGCTCGGCGAGGCGGCGGATCGGTTCGACCGCTATGTGACCACGCCGCCTGCTCAGCTTCGAATGATCCACTATCCCTACGATCCCGACGCCTCGGACCGTCCCGGCATCGGTGCCCACACCGACTACGAGGTGTTCACTCTTCTGCTCCCCACGGCGCCGGGACTCGAGGTCCTCAACGCCGACGGCGACTGGATCGACGTGCCCTACCGCGAGGATGCCTTCGTCCTGAATATCGGTGACCTGCTGGAGATCTGGACCAACGGAGTATTTACAGCGACGTCACATCGGGTGCGTAAGGTTGCCGAGGAACGTTACTCGTTCCCCTTGTTCTTCAACGTCGATCACGACACCCGGGTCGACCCGCTGGAGAGGTTCGTCGACGCCGACGGACCGCGCTACGGCGGAGTCACTGCCGGCGAGCACCTGTTCGCCCAGACGGCCCAGAGCTTCACCTATCTCCGCAAGCGGCTCGCCGCGGGCGAGATCACCCTTCCCGACAATGCACGCCCCCTCTACTCGCTCGGACGCGAAGCCCAACGCAGCGCTCCTGCCGTCTGA
- the ctaD gene encoding aa3-type cytochrome oxidase subunit I, protein MNAVVAPVKPTRPYPPRYHSKGAVLYDLITTTDPKKLGLMYIFTSFSFFLFGGVLALLMRAELAVPGLQFLSNEQYNQLFTNHGGIMLLMYATPIVFGFANYILPLQIGAPDVAFPRLNAFSYWLFLFGALTVAFGFITPGGAADFGWTSYMPLADEIHSPGIGGNLWFLGLIVMGLGTILGGVNMITTVVCMRAPGMTMFRMPIFTWNIFITMILVLLVFPLLAAAFMGAFVDRVIGGNIYDPATGGVLLFQHLFWFFGHPEVYVIALPFFGIVSEIFPVFSRKPIFGYSGLVYATIAIAALSIAVWAHHMYATGAVLLPYFSFMTFLIAVPTGVKFFNWIGTMWKGQITFETPMLFAVGFIVTFLFGGLTGVILASPPLDFHLHDSYFVVAHFHYVLFGTIVFATYAGIYFWFPKMTGRMMDEQLGRWHFWLTFIGFHTTFLVQHWLGNEGMPRRYADYLPSDGFTTLNTISTIGAFVVGASTLPFLWNVFKSYRYGQVVTVDDPWGYGNSLEWATTCPPPRHNFYELPRIRSERPAFELHYPDMVERMRAEAHVGPGSDKHEVNVLEGADRTPGDIPRE, encoded by the coding sequence ATGAACGCGGTTGTCGCTCCCGTCAAGCCCACGCGGCCGTATCCGCCGCGTTATCACTCCAAGGGCGCGGTCCTCTACGACCTGATCACCACAACGGACCCGAAGAAGCTCGGACTGATGTACATCTTCACATCGTTCTCGTTCTTCCTGTTCGGTGGTGTGCTCGCCCTGCTGATGCGCGCGGAGCTGGCGGTGCCCGGTCTGCAGTTCCTGTCGAACGAGCAGTACAACCAGCTGTTCACCAACCACGGCGGCATCATGCTGCTGATGTATGCGACGCCGATCGTCTTCGGTTTCGCGAACTACATCCTGCCGCTGCAGATCGGTGCCCCCGACGTCGCCTTCCCGCGCCTGAACGCCTTCAGCTACTGGCTCTTCCTCTTCGGCGCACTCACGGTCGCCTTCGGATTCATCACGCCCGGCGGCGCTGCCGATTTCGGCTGGACGTCCTACATGCCGCTCGCCGACGAGATCCATTCGCCGGGGATCGGCGGCAATCTGTGGTTCCTCGGCCTGATCGTCATGGGTCTCGGTACCATCCTCGGCGGCGTCAACATGATCACCACCGTGGTGTGCATGCGCGCGCCCGGCATGACCATGTTCCGAATGCCGATCTTCACCTGGAACATCTTCATCACGATGATCCTCGTGCTCCTCGTCTTCCCGCTGCTCGCCGCGGCCTTCATGGGTGCCTTCGTCGATCGGGTGATCGGCGGCAACATCTACGACCCCGCGACCGGCGGTGTGCTGCTCTTCCAGCACCTGTTCTGGTTCTTCGGTCACCCCGAGGTGTACGTCATCGCGCTGCCGTTCTTCGGCATCGTCTCGGAGATCTTCCCGGTCTTCTCCCGCAAGCCGATCTTCGGATACAGCGGCCTCGTGTACGCGACCATTGCCATCGCCGCGCTCTCCATCGCGGTGTGGGCGCACCACATGTACGCCACCGGCGCCGTGCTGCTGCCGTACTTCTCGTTCATGACCTTCCTGATCGCCGTCCCGACGGGCGTGAAGTTCTTCAACTGGATCGGCACGATGTGGAAGGGCCAGATCACCTTCGAGACGCCGATGCTGTTCGCGGTCGGCTTCATCGTGACCTTCCTCTTCGGTGGCCTGACCGGTGTCATCCTCGCGAGCCCGCCGCTGGACTTCCACCTGCACGACTCGTACTTCGTGGTCGCGCACTTCCACTACGTGCTCTTCGGCACCATCGTGTTCGCGACCTACGCCGGCATCTACTTCTGGTTCCCGAAGATGACCGGCAGGATGATGGACGAGCAGCTCGGCCGCTGGCACTTCTGGCTGACCTTCATCGGTTTCCACACCACCTTCCTGGTGCAGCACTGGCTCGGTAACGAGGGCATGCCGCGTCGCTACGCCGACTACCTGCCCTCCGACGGGTTCACCACCCTGAACACCATCTCCACCATCGGGGCCTTCGTCGTGGGCGCGTCGACGCTGCCGTTCCTGTGGAACGTCTTCAAGAGCTACCGCTACGGCCAGGTCGTCACGGTCGACGACCCGTGGGGTTACGGCAACTCGCTCGAATGGGCGACGACCTGCCCGCCGCCGCGGCACAACTTCTACGAGCTGCCGCGGATCCGCTCGGAGCGTCCCGCCTTCGAGCTGCACTATCCCGACATGGTCGAGCGGATGCGTGCCGAGGCGCACGTGGGTCCGGGTAGCGACAAGCACGAGGTGAACGTGCTCGAAGGTGCCGACCGCACGCCGGGCGACATCCCCCGGGAGTGA
- a CDS encoding flavin-containing monooxygenase, whose translation MTAVEPDGSVPAEVDVLIVGAGISGIGTAYHLKMKRPGTSFAIVEARDALGGTWDLFRYPGVRSDSDLHTLGYEFKPWRKKHAYAGGGEILGYLHETVDEHGLRPYLHLGHRVVGASFSSDTGRWTVTLLRTSDDTMLTVTCSFFFSATGYYDYDEGYSPEFEGSDDFRGTIVHPQHWPEDLDCAGKRVVVIGSGATAVTLIPALAGVAEHVTMLQRSPSYVLGWPKENKVANALRRALPTAAADRAVRSLSIRMLHEMYRTSRRAPNLFRRLLRLRMTSVLPDDYPVDVHFNPSYDPWDQRLCVATDGDLFHAIATGEASVVTDRIARFTPTGIALESGREIEADVIVTATGLKLVPFGRIEVDVDGVPVDWHECVTYKATMLTGVPNFAFAFGYTNSSWTLKVDLTGHHLCRLLDHMDDQGYDVVTPICDDPAVGGGPFWDLTSNYLRRSADVFPTSGEGGPWSMEQNYYLDRRRLRREPVDDPALRFTRVAEPAGSSSPAGSREPPPRVPGPRSSLPQGR comes from the coding sequence ATGACCGCAGTCGAACCCGACGGGAGCGTGCCCGCCGAGGTGGATGTCCTGATCGTCGGTGCCGGTATCTCCGGCATCGGCACGGCCTACCACCTGAAGATGAAGAGACCGGGGACGAGCTTCGCGATCGTCGAGGCGCGTGACGCGCTCGGTGGCACGTGGGACCTGTTCCGATATCCCGGCGTGCGCTCCGACTCCGACCTCCACACCCTCGGGTACGAGTTCAAGCCGTGGCGGAAGAAGCATGCGTACGCCGGAGGCGGCGAGATCCTCGGCTATCTCCACGAGACGGTGGACGAACACGGACTCCGTCCCTACCTGCACCTCGGGCACCGCGTCGTCGGCGCGTCCTTCTCGTCCGATACCGGCAGGTGGACGGTCACGCTCCTGCGCACGAGCGACGACACCATGCTTACGGTGACCTGCTCGTTCTTCTTCTCCGCGACCGGCTACTACGACTACGACGAGGGGTACAGCCCGGAGTTCGAGGGCAGCGACGACTTCCGCGGCACGATCGTCCATCCCCAGCACTGGCCCGAAGATCTCGACTGTGCGGGCAAACGCGTCGTCGTCATCGGCAGTGGCGCCACCGCGGTGACGCTCATTCCCGCCCTGGCCGGCGTCGCCGAGCACGTGACGATGCTGCAGCGCTCTCCGTCCTACGTCCTGGGGTGGCCGAAGGAGAACAAGGTCGCCAACGCGCTGCGACGTGCACTCCCGACAGCGGCGGCCGACCGCGCCGTCCGTTCCCTGAGCATCCGGATGCTGCACGAGATGTACCGGACGAGTCGCCGGGCGCCGAACCTTTTCCGCCGTCTCCTGCGCCTTCGGATGACGAGCGTGCTGCCCGACGACTATCCCGTCGACGTGCACTTCAACCCGTCCTACGACCCGTGGGATCAGCGCCTGTGCGTCGCGACCGACGGTGACCTCTTCCACGCCATCGCCACCGGCGAGGCGTCGGTGGTCACCGATCGGATCGCCCGGTTCACGCCCACGGGGATCGCCCTCGAATCGGGGCGCGAGATCGAGGCCGACGTCATCGTCACCGCGACCGGCCTGAAACTGGTGCCGTTCGGGAGGATCGAAGTCGACGTCGACGGCGTCCCGGTCGACTGGCACGAATGCGTCACCTACAAGGCGACGATGCTCACCGGCGTGCCGAACTTCGCCTTCGCGTTCGGCTACACCAACTCGTCGTGGACCCTCAAGGTCGACCTCACCGGCCATCATCTGTGCCGGTTGCTCGACCACATGGACGACCAGGGCTACGACGTCGTCACCCCGATCTGCGACGATCCGGCCGTCGGCGGAGGGCCGTTCTGGGACCTCACGTCGAACTATCTCCGGCGCTCGGCCGACGTGTTCCCCACATCCGGGGAAGGCGGCCCGTGGTCGATGGAGCAGAACTACTATCTCGACCGCAGACGGCTGCGCCGCGAACCGGTCGACGATCCCGCCCTGCGTTTCACGCGGGTGGCCGAGCCGGCGGGTTCATCGAGCCCAGCAGGTAGCCGGGAACCCCCACCACGAGTGCCCGGGCCGCGCTCGTCACTGCCGCAAGGTCGCTGA
- a CDS encoding TetR/AcrR family transcriptional regulator, translating to MTHAGPGRPRLHAPRRPGPTARAEILDAAAELFTTRGFSPTSTRTIAEAVGIRQASLYNHFATKNDILVALLEDTVEPTLDFDDNLDPALPPEVRLCTLAWFDTAQLSAGRWNLGALYHLPEVRTEPFDRFREERRHLMERYRTLAAQIVGDGDPRTHLPFRVVESVIGMRADDGDVDAGLPEALATASLTVLGVSDLAAVTSAARALVVGVPGYLLGSMNPPARPPA from the coding sequence GTGACCCATGCAGGACCAGGACGCCCCCGCCTCCACGCCCCGCGACGGCCCGGGCCGACCGCGCGTGCCGAGATCCTCGACGCCGCCGCGGAGCTGTTCACCACCCGCGGGTTCTCCCCCACATCGACACGCACGATCGCCGAGGCCGTGGGGATCCGGCAGGCATCGCTGTACAACCACTTCGCGACGAAGAACGACATCCTCGTCGCGTTGCTCGAGGACACCGTCGAACCGACCCTCGACTTCGACGACAATCTCGACCCCGCGCTGCCGCCCGAGGTGCGCCTGTGCACACTCGCCTGGTTCGACACGGCTCAGTTGTCCGCGGGCAGATGGAATCTCGGTGCGCTCTACCACCTTCCGGAGGTTCGCACCGAACCGTTCGATCGGTTCCGGGAGGAACGTCGGCACCTGATGGAGCGCTACCGGACCCTGGCGGCGCAGATCGTGGGCGACGGCGATCCTCGCACCCATCTGCCGTTCCGGGTCGTCGAATCGGTCATCGGCATGCGAGCCGACGACGGCGACGTCGACGCCGGGCTCCCCGAAGCGCTGGCGACGGCATCGCTGACGGTGCTCGGTGTCAGCGACCTTGCGGCAGTGACGAGCGCGGCCCGGGCACTCGTGGTGGGGGTTCCCGGCTACCTGCTGGGCTCGATGAACCCGCCGGCTCGGCCACCCGCGTGA
- a CDS encoding TauD/TfdA dioxygenase family protein has translation MTITELDRDTTTAESVYTAGGIVVTKLGEHIGARIDGVRLSGSLASETVEAIRYALAVHKAIVFRDQHHLDDEEQWAFAGLLGTQTQSHPTVHSKGKRLLPIEGAANSWHTDVSFVDRIPKASILRAVTLPPYGGATTWASTTAAYEQLPDALKALVDNLWALHTNLYDYAEKLDAGSSDPALTEERRRYQDEFRRNTYETIHPVVRVHPETGERTLLLGHFVKEFVGLEPSETAALLQLLQSRITKLENTFRWSWESGDVAIWDNRATQHYGIADFGDHTRRLHRITLAGDIPVGVDGSRSRVVQGDASEYSVVEEPARLPGFDGH, from the coding sequence ATGACCATCACCGAACTCGATCGCGATACGACCACCGCCGAATCTGTCTACACCGCCGGGGGCATCGTCGTCACCAAGCTGGGGGAGCACATCGGTGCGCGGATCGACGGGGTGCGGTTGTCCGGCTCGTTGGCGTCCGAGACCGTCGAGGCCATCCGCTACGCACTCGCCGTGCACAAGGCGATCGTCTTCCGCGACCAGCATCACCTCGACGACGAGGAGCAGTGGGCCTTCGCCGGCCTGCTCGGCACGCAGACCCAGTCGCACCCCACGGTCCACTCGAAGGGTAAGCGGCTGTTGCCCATCGAGGGTGCTGCGAACAGCTGGCACACCGACGTCAGTTTCGTCGACCGCATTCCGAAGGCGTCGATCCTGCGGGCGGTGACCCTGCCGCCGTACGGCGGTGCGACGACGTGGGCCTCCACGACCGCGGCCTACGAGCAGTTGCCGGATGCGCTGAAGGCGCTCGTCGACAACCTGTGGGCCCTGCACACCAATCTCTACGACTACGCCGAGAAGCTCGACGCGGGCAGCTCCGATCCGGCGCTGACCGAGGAGCGACGCCGCTACCAGGACGAGTTCCGCCGCAACACCTACGAAACGATCCACCCGGTGGTGCGGGTCCATCCCGAGACGGGTGAGCGCACCCTGTTGCTCGGTCACTTCGTCAAGGAGTTCGTCGGTCTCGAGCCGTCGGAGACCGCCGCGCTGCTCCAGCTGCTGCAGAGTCGGATCACGAAGCTGGAGAACACGTTCCGCTGGTCGTGGGAGAGTGGCGACGTCGCGATCTGGGACAACCGCGCCACGCAGCACTACGGCATCGCCGACTTCGGCGACCACACCCGCCGCCTGCATCGCATCACCCTCGCCGGCGACATCCCCGTCGGCGTCGACGGCTCGCGCAGCAGGGTCGTGCAGGGCGACGCGAGCGAGTACTCGGTGGTCGAGGAGCCGGCGCGACTGCCCGGCTTCGACGGGCACTGA
- a CDS encoding urea amidolyase associated protein UAAP2, whose translation MTITADTADLALVPGRVVLDEIVGLRGPWSAVVAAGDVLTIVDLHGNQAVDTLVYDAADHTRRYSAAATVAAQRNLFLSTGSVLRDADGEPLMTLVADEVGNHDTVGGACSQESNTLRYGHHTKHQHACVENFLIEGTKWGLGKRDLVSNINFFMNVPVEADGTLGIVDGLSAPGKRLAIRAERDVLVLVSNCPQINNPCNGFDPTPVRMIVTRGE comes from the coding sequence ATGACCATCACCGCCGACACCGCAGACCTCGCCCTCGTTCCCGGTCGCGTCGTCCTCGACGAGATCGTCGGACTCCGTGGCCCGTGGTCGGCCGTCGTCGCCGCCGGCGACGTACTCACCATCGTCGACCTGCACGGCAACCAGGCGGTCGACACCCTCGTCTACGACGCCGCCGACCACACCCGCCGCTACAGTGCCGCTGCCACCGTGGCCGCCCAGCGGAACCTCTTCCTGTCCACCGGTTCGGTGTTACGCGACGCCGACGGTGAGCCGCTGATGACGCTCGTCGCCGACGAGGTGGGCAACCACGACACCGTCGGCGGTGCCTGCTCGCAGGAGTCCAACACCCTCCGCTACGGGCACCACACCAAGCACCAGCACGCCTGCGTCGAGAACTTCCTCATCGAAGGCACCAAGTGGGGACTGGGCAAGCGCGACCTCGTCTCCAACATCAACTTCTTCATGAACGTGCCGGTCGAGGCCGACGGCACCCTCGGCATCGTCGACGGCCTGTCCGCACCCGGCAAGCGACTCGCAATCCGCGCCGAGCGCGACGTGCTCGTCCTCGTCTCCAACTGCCCTCAGATCAACAACCCGTGCAACGGCTTCGACCCCACGCCGGTCCGCATGATCGTCACCCGCGGGGAATGA
- a CDS encoding 5-oxoprolinase/urea amidolyase family protein, producing the protein MTTKITVERPGMLTTVQDYPGRTGYWQIGVPPSGPMDDLSFRLGNVALGNDEGTPGLETAMAGPALRFTEETEVCVTGAPVTVRVDGAAVPQWRPVTVPAGGLLDVGAVSGPGLRVYVLIRGGLDVPEFLGSAATFTLGTFGGHEGRTLREGDVLVVGENAPGASAPVPSEHVPALSTRWEIAVTEGPHGAPEFFTRADIDALYATDYEVHFNSDRTGVRLIGPKPEWARTDGGEAGLHPSNIHDNAYSVGALDFTGDTPILLGPDGPSLGGFVCPVTVVAADRWKLGQLAPGNTVRFVPVKSQHTASRRELGVARRAGLSLVTSAGGDGDDGVLTRRDGHTAVTYRRSGDDNVLIEYGDMTLDLALRARVHALHQRLEADRPAGLLELTPGIRSLQVKVDPDVLPVPTLLGLLGEVEDTIGDSDELEVPSRQVRLPLSWDDPATREAIQRYMHGVRSDAPWCPWNIEFIRRMNGLDTVADVFDTVFAADYMVLGLGDVYLGAPVATPLDPRHRLVTTKYNPARTWTPENAVGIGGAYLCIYGMEGPGGYQFVGRTTQVWNHRHPQPAGPFEDGTPWLLRFFDRISWYPVDPDELLDLRADLAAGRGGGVEITDGTFSLTEHRKFLADNAASISGFQATQSVAFGQERARWKADGV; encoded by the coding sequence ATGACCACGAAGATCACCGTCGAACGTCCCGGAATGCTCACGACCGTCCAGGACTATCCCGGACGCACCGGTTACTGGCAGATCGGTGTGCCACCCTCGGGCCCGATGGACGACCTGTCGTTCCGCCTCGGCAACGTCGCGCTCGGCAACGACGAGGGCACCCCCGGTCTCGAGACCGCCATGGCCGGCCCCGCCCTGCGGTTCACGGAGGAAACCGAGGTGTGCGTGACGGGTGCGCCCGTCACCGTGCGCGTCGACGGGGCCGCCGTCCCGCAGTGGCGCCCGGTCACCGTCCCGGCGGGCGGCCTGCTCGACGTCGGAGCTGTCTCCGGGCCGGGGTTGCGCGTCTACGTCCTCATTCGCGGTGGTCTCGACGTTCCCGAATTCCTGGGCAGCGCAGCGACCTTCACGCTCGGAACGTTCGGCGGTCACGAGGGGCGCACGCTGCGCGAGGGTGACGTCCTCGTCGTCGGGGAGAACGCTCCCGGCGCGAGCGCCCCGGTCCCGTCCGAGCACGTGCCCGCACTGAGCACGCGCTGGGAGATCGCGGTCACCGAAGGTCCGCACGGCGCACCGGAATTCTTCACCCGTGCCGACATCGATGCCCTCTACGCCACCGACTACGAGGTGCACTTCAACTCCGACCGCACCGGCGTGCGGCTCATCGGCCCCAAGCCCGAATGGGCGCGCACCGACGGTGGCGAGGCGGGCCTGCACCCGTCGAACATCCACGACAACGCCTACTCCGTCGGCGCACTCGACTTCACCGGCGACACCCCGATCCTGCTCGGCCCCGACGGTCCCAGCCTCGGCGGGTTCGTGTGCCCGGTGACCGTCGTGGCCGCCGACCGTTGGAAGCTCGGCCAACTCGCTCCCGGCAACACGGTCCGGTTCGTGCCCGTGAAGTCGCAGCACACCGCGTCCCGCCGCGAACTCGGCGTCGCGCGTCGCGCCGGACTGTCGCTGGTCACCTCGGCCGGTGGCGACGGTGACGACGGAGTGCTCACCCGCCGTGACGGCCACACCGCCGTCACCTACCGCCGTAGCGGCGACGACAACGTCCTCATCGAGTACGGCGACATGACCCTCGACCTGGCGCTGCGGGCCCGCGTGCACGCGCTGCACCAGCGCCTCGAGGCCGACCGTCCTGCGGGTCTGCTCGAACTCACCCCGGGAATCCGGTCGCTGCAGGTCAAGGTCGACCCCGACGTCCTGCCCGTGCCGACCCTGCTCGGCCTGCTCGGCGAGGTCGAGGACACCATCGGCGACAGCGACGAACTCGAAGTCCCCAGCCGGCAGGTACGACTCCCGCTGTCCTGGGACGACCCGGCGACCCGCGAGGCCATCCAGCGCTACATGCACGGCGTGCGCTCCGACGCCCCGTGGTGCCCGTGGAACATCGAGTTCATCCGCCGCATGAACGGCCTCGACACCGTCGCCGACGTCTTCGACACGGTCTTCGCCGCCGACTACATGGTCCTCGGCCTCGGCGACGTCTACCTCGGCGCCCCGGTCGCGACGCCGCTCGACCCGCGGCACCGCCTCGTCACCACCAAGTACAACCCCGCGCGCACCTGGACCCCCGAGAACGCCGTGGGCATCGGCGGCGCCTACCTGTGCATCTACGGCATGGAAGGCCCCGGCGGCTACCAGTTCGTCGGCCGCACCACCCAGGTGTGGAACCACCGGCACCCGCAGCCGGCCGGCCCGTTCGAGGACGGCACCCCGTGGCTGCTGCGCTTCTTCGACCGCATCTCGTGGTACCCCGTCGATCCCGACGAACTGCTCGATCTGCGAGCGGATCTCGCTGCGGGTCGCGGTGGGGGAGTGGAGATCACCGACGGCACATTCTCCCTGACCGAGCACCGGAAGTTCCTCGCGGACAACGCTGCTTCGATCAGCGGGTTCCAGGCGACGCAGTCCGTCGCCTTCGGCCAGGAACGCGCGCGGTGGAAGGCGGACGGCGTATGA
- a CDS encoding AMP-binding protein, which produces MLIFTSGTSDDPKPVMLAHMMVLFSGSTLVPQFSITSDDVIYLSMPLFHSNAILTGWPTRTRTAGSTSPVARPTGCAWTARTSPPPLS; this is translated from the coding sequence ATGTTGATCTTCACCTCGGGGACGAGCGACGATCCGAAGCCGGTGATGCTCGCCCACATGATGGTGTTGTTCTCGGGCAGCACGCTCGTCCCGCAGTTCTCGATCACGAGCGACGACGTAATCTACCTGTCGATGCCGTTGTTCCACTCCAACGCGATCCTCACCGGGTGGCCTACAAGGACGCGGACGGCTGGATCTACCTCGCCGGTCGCACGGCCGACTGGATGCGCGTGGACGGCGAGAACCTCGCCGCCGCCCCTATCATGA
- a CDS encoding ParA family protein — protein MARVIATINLKGGVGKTTTTAALGEFMAAEFGQRVLMIDLDPQTNLTTMMVGEERWQELNELGLTLATLFRKAITPHADAFDIEKAVQKNVSPVRAVRDLDLLASSLDLMDIQEGLTHQQYADPGSHRPVEVLLSAVRPIADRYDYILIDCPPNLGILTLNGLRLADGYLIPTIPDILSTYGIPPLQTKIQEFATRTGHTVREIGLVITKYRSASNLHRTIIEQLQRDPRIASVVPAWVPEANQIAASAEFVPYGTLKRKYGNTGQYDALRILTETIMMNAQVYL, from the coding sequence GTGGCACGGGTAATCGCGACGATCAACCTGAAAGGTGGCGTCGGCAAGACCACGACGACGGCCGCTCTGGGCGAGTTCATGGCGGCGGAGTTCGGGCAGCGGGTGCTGATGATCGATCTCGACCCGCAGACCAACCTCACCACGATGATGGTGGGGGAGGAGCGCTGGCAGGAACTGAACGAACTCGGTCTGACCCTCGCGACGCTCTTCCGTAAGGCGATCACGCCCCACGCCGACGCGTTCGACATCGAGAAGGCCGTCCAGAAGAACGTCTCGCCCGTGCGAGCGGTCCGTGATCTCGACCTGCTCGCGTCGTCGCTGGATCTCATGGACATCCAGGAGGGGCTCACCCACCAGCAGTACGCCGATCCCGGCTCGCACCGTCCCGTCGAGGTGCTGCTCTCCGCTGTCCGGCCCATCGCCGACCGGTACGACTACATCCTGATCGACTGCCCGCCGAATCTCGGGATCCTCACCCTCAACGGATTGCGTCTCGCCGACGGCTATCTCATCCCGACGATTCCCGACATCCTGTCCACCTACGGAATTCCGCCGCTGCAGACGAAGATCCAGGAATTCGCGACACGGACCGGGCACACCGTGCGGGAGATCGGTCTCGTCATCACGAAGTACCGCAGTGCCTCGAATCTGCACCGCACGATCATCGAACAGCTCCAGCGCGACCCCCGGATTGCGAGCGTCGTTCCCGCCTGGGTGCCCGAGGCCAATCAGATCGCGGCGTCCGCCGAGTTCGTGCCCTACGGCACGCTCAAGCGAAAGTACGGCAACACCGGCCAGTACGACGCACTGCGAATCCTCACCGAGACGATCATGATGAATGCGCAGGTGTACCTGTGA